TGATGTGTTTGCGGATATACATCATACAATTCTATTGCCTTCTGATAATACGAAATTGCTGATTGACAATCCTTTTTATCTGCTAAAACCATTGCGAGGTTATTGTACATCCTGGCACTTTTCTTTGTATATTTTATCTCATTTCTGTAAAATTTTTCGGGATCCGACCATTCCTTATTTCGTGCAAACACTTGAACTGAATACAAAAACAAAACAGGAACCAAGGCAATTGGAGCCCAGGTAAATTTCCCAATTAATACTTGAATTCCATAAACCAAAAGAAAGCACAAACCAATTTGCGGCAAATAAAGCCAGTGTTCTAAATACATTGAATTCAAAGGAATAAGTCCACTAACCGGAGCAATGGTAATAAAAAACCAAAAAAATGAAAACAAAGGAATATAAACTCCACTCCTGGCCTTCCAAATGGACCAACCACTCCAAGTGCCAATTATCAGGATAGAAAGTACCGATTGTGGTCTGGAAAAATCAGTATAGGCGGTATAAGGGGTTTCATAGTGCAAATGAAAGGGGGCAAAAAACATCTTTAAATATTCGGGAAACACATGAAGGAAAGTAATAATGCGAACACTTAAGCTTTCGTTATAAATATTCTCCTGATTACTAAGTCCGAAACTCCCGGTGAAATTTAATACCGTCATTTTCAAATAAACAAAACCTAAACCCAGGCCCAATGCCAGAACAGGCAATACCCGATGCAAGGTTCCGATTGGACTTCCTTCCTTCCATTTCAAGCCCAAAATCAAAAAACAGATTGGTCCTACTATCACCCCATTTTCTTTAGACAACAAGGCCAATACTGCCCCAATTACGAAAACAACGACTAGGACAACCCTTGATAGAATGGTTTTTGTGTCAAATATACCTGCAAAAGCAACCAAACTTAGTAAAACAAAAAAAGCAGATAGTGGTTCGGACAAACCGGAAATATAACTAATGGCTTGGGTCTGCAAGGGGTGAAATAGAAACAAAATGGACACGGCAAAATTCACACCTGTCAACTGCGGGAACAACAATCCTAGAAAAACAAACAATAAAAACCCATTTAAACTATGAAAAATCACATTCCACATATGGAAAGCCCAGGTTTGAGAACCTGCAATTTTGTAACTTAATACATATAGCGTTTGCTGT
The window above is part of the Bacteroidia bacterium genome. Proteins encoded here:
- a CDS encoding tetratricopeptide repeat protein gives rise to the protein MNLSRFLLPLYTNKWISLLVFFSLGFLLYSNVLNGKFIFDDNTFIENNQFVKSGNLRAIFSSGITQGSGLNDNFYRPLQQTLYVLSYKIAGSQTWAFHMWNVIFHSLNGFLLFVFLGLLFPQLTGVNFAVSILFLFHPLQTQAISYISGLSEPLSAFFVLLSLVAFAGIFDTKTILSRVVLVVVFVIGAVLALLSKENGVIVGPICFLILGLKWKEGSPIGTLHRVLPVLALGLGLGFVYLKMTVLNFTGSFGLSNQENIYNESLSVRIITFLHVFPEYLKMFFAPFHLHYETPYTAYTDFSRPQSVLSILIIGTWSGWSIWKARSGVYIPLFSFFWFFITIAPVSGLIPLNSMYLEHWLYLPQIGLCFLLVYGIQVLIGKFTWAPIALVPVLFLYSVQVFARNKEWSDPEKFYRNEIKYTKKSARMYNNLAMVLADKKDCQSAISYYQKAIELYDVYPQTHHNLARCLEDLGYLTQAADEYFRALMIDPNFIYSHAKLPGLLLKLNDQTRAENFLKLQIKLDKGIPLTQRDILEAGQVAQP